In one window of Photobacterium leiognathi DNA:
- the purL gene encoding phosphoribosylformylglycinamidine synthase — translation MEILRGSPALSEFRVNKLLERCREFDLPVSGIYAEFMHFADVSAALTADEHSKLASLLTYGPTIAEHEPCGTLLLVTPRPGTISPWSSKSTDIARNCGLQSIKRLERGTAYYIQSSSALSAAQLEQVKALIHDRMMEVVMEQFESAVALFKQAEPAPVKSVDILAGGRKALEDANITLGLALAEDEIDYLVENFTKLGRNPNDIELMMFAQANSEHCRHKIFNADWTIDGVDQEKSLFKMIKNTYEKNHDYVLSAYKDNAAVMEGSKVGRFFPDPDSRQYNYHHEDTHILMKVETHNHPTAISPWPGASTGSGGEIRDEGATGIGGKPKAGLVGFTVSNLKVPGFEQPWETDFGKPDRIVTALDIMLEGPLGGAAFNNEFGRPNLLGYFRTYEEKVTSHAGEEIRGYHKPIMIAGGMGNIRAEHVQKKEIPVGAKIIVLGGPAMNIGLGGGAASSMASGQSAEDLDFASVQRENPEMERRCQEVIDRCWQMGDANPIAFIHDVGAGGISNALPELVDDGERGGKFQLRDVPNDEPGMSPLEIWCNESQERYVLAVATENMAAFDAICKRERAPYAVVGEATEERHLTLEDSHFDNTPIDMPMDILLGKAPKMHRDVKSQKVEGQAIDRSGIDVAEATQRILRLLAVAEKTFLITIGDRTVTGLVARDQMVGPWQVPVANCAVTAASYDSYHGEAMAMGERTPVALLDFGASARLAVGEAVTNIACSDIGDMKRINLSANWMSPAGHPGEDAGLYEAVKAVGEELCPALGLTIPVGKDSMSMKTKWQQDGEEKEVTSPLSLIITAFGRVEDVRKTVTPQLRTDKGDTSLLLVDLGCGKNRLGATALAQVYKQLGDKPADVDSPELLKGFFYAMQSLVRDEKLLAYHDRGDGGLYVTLAEMAFAGHTGVEVDINTSGEDAIDDVLASLFNEELGAVIQVRTDDLDLVQSVLAANGLEACSHVIGTVVEEDVVRIWNGNDLVLEQNRTDLRAVWAETTYQMQAMRDNPAGALQEFEAKKDTQDPGLNVKLTFDINEDVAAPFIAPAINLGAKPQMAILREQGVNSHVEMAAAFDRAGFDAKDVHMSDILAGNVKLDGFNGLVACGGFSYGDVLGAGEGWAKSILFNNMARDQFEAFFNRNDTLALGVCNGCQMMSNLRDLIPGADLWPRFVRNESERFEARFSLVEVQQSPSLFFNEMVGSHMPIAVSHGEGRVEVRNAEHLAALEQADTVALRYIDNYGKLTEQYPANPNGSPNGITGVTTTDGRVTIMMPHPERVFRTVANSWHPDDWSENSPWMRMFRNARVNIG, via the coding sequence ATGGAAATTTTGCGTGGTTCACCCGCTCTGTCTGAGTTTCGCGTTAATAAGCTACTAGAGCGTTGTCGTGAATTCGATCTGCCTGTGTCAGGTATTTATGCTGAGTTTATGCACTTTGCCGATGTATCTGCTGCCCTTACTGCTGATGAGCATAGCAAACTAGCGAGTCTTCTTACTTACGGTCCAACGATTGCAGAGCATGAGCCATGCGGTACGTTGTTACTGGTTACACCTCGTCCGGGAACTATTTCTCCTTGGTCTTCAAAATCGACTGATATTGCACGTAACTGTGGCTTACAAAGCATTAAACGTCTTGAGCGTGGTACGGCATATTACATCCAATCAAGTAGTGCACTTTCTGCTGCACAATTAGAGCAAGTTAAAGCCTTAATTCATGACCGAATGATGGAAGTGGTCATGGAACAATTTGAATCTGCCGTTGCTCTATTTAAGCAAGCAGAGCCAGCACCAGTGAAAAGCGTTGATATTCTTGCTGGTGGCCGCAAAGCCCTTGAAGATGCCAATATCACTCTTGGTTTAGCATTAGCAGAAGATGAAATTGACTACTTAGTGGAAAACTTCACTAAGCTTGGTCGTAACCCAAATGACATTGAATTAATGATGTTTGCCCAAGCGAACTCTGAGCACTGTCGTCATAAAATCTTTAATGCAGATTGGACGATTGACGGTGTTGACCAAGAAAAATCATTATTCAAGATGATCAAAAACACCTACGAGAAAAACCATGACTACGTATTGTCAGCATACAAAGACAATGCAGCAGTAATGGAAGGCTCGAAAGTAGGGCGTTTCTTCCCAGATCCTGACTCTCGCCAATACAACTACCACCATGAAGATACCCATATCTTAATGAAGGTGGAAACTCACAACCACCCAACTGCCATTTCGCCATGGCCGGGTGCATCAACAGGCTCTGGTGGTGAAATCCGTGATGAAGGTGCAACGGGTATTGGTGGTAAACCAAAAGCAGGTCTGGTTGGTTTTACTGTATCTAACCTAAAAGTACCGGGTTTTGAGCAACCTTGGGAAACTGATTTTGGTAAGCCTGATCGTATTGTGACAGCACTCGATATCATGCTTGAAGGTCCACTTGGTGGCGCGGCATTTAACAATGAATTTGGTCGTCCAAACCTATTAGGCTACTTCCGTACTTACGAAGAAAAAGTGACTTCTCACGCAGGTGAAGAGATCCGTGGTTACCATAAGCCGATCATGATCGCAGGTGGTATGGGTAATATCCGTGCTGAACACGTACAGAAAAAAGAAATTCCAGTTGGTGCGAAGATAATCGTGCTAGGCGGCCCTGCAATGAATATCGGTCTTGGTGGTGGTGCTGCATCATCAATGGCATCGGGTCAATCGGCAGAAGATTTAGATTTTGCCTCTGTACAGCGTGAAAACCCAGAAATGGAGCGTCGCTGTCAGGAAGTGATCGACCGTTGTTGGCAAATGGGGGACGCTAACCCAATCGCCTTTATTCACGATGTCGGTGCGGGTGGTATTTCAAATGCACTACCTGAGCTTGTTGATGATGGTGAGCGTGGCGGCAAATTCCAATTACGTGATGTGCCGAATGATGAACCAGGTATGAGCCCACTAGAGATTTGGTGTAACGAATCACAAGAGCGCTATGTACTTGCTGTAGCCACTGAGAACATGGCGGCGTTTGATGCAATTTGTAAGCGTGAGCGTGCACCGTATGCGGTTGTAGGTGAAGCAACAGAAGAGCGTCACTTAACCCTAGAAGATAGTCACTTCGACAATACACCAATTGATATGCCTATGGATATCTTATTGGGTAAAGCACCGAAGATGCACCGTGATGTGAAATCACAGAAAGTTGAAGGTCAGGCTATTGATCGCAGCGGTATTGATGTAGCAGAAGCAACTCAACGTATTCTACGTTTGCTTGCTGTTGCTGAGAAAACCTTCCTTATTACTATTGGTGATCGCACGGTAACAGGTTTAGTTGCACGTGATCAGATGGTCGGCCCTTGGCAGGTACCTGTTGCTAACTGTGCGGTAACGGCAGCAAGTTATGACAGCTACCACGGTGAAGCAATGGCAATGGGTGAGCGTACACCTGTAGCACTGCTTGATTTTGGTGCTTCGGCTCGTCTAGCGGTAGGTGAGGCGGTAACGAATATTGCTTGTAGTGATATTGGTGATATGAAGCGTATTAACCTATCAGCTAACTGGATGTCACCAGCAGGTCATCCAGGTGAAGATGCAGGTTTATATGAAGCCGTGAAAGCTGTCGGTGAAGAGCTATGTCCTGCGCTAGGTCTGACAATTCCAGTTGGTAAAGACTCAATGTCAATGAAAACCAAGTGGCAACAAGACGGTGAAGAAAAAGAAGTGACGTCTCCATTGTCGCTGATCATCACTGCATTTGGTCGTGTTGAAGATGTTCGTAAAACTGTGACACCTCAGCTGCGTACTGACAAGGGTGATACTAGCCTGTTATTAGTCGATTTAGGTTGTGGTAAAAACCGCCTAGGTGCAACGGCACTGGCGCAAGTTTACAAACAACTTGGTGATAAGCCAGCAGATGTGGATAGCCCTGAATTACTAAAAGGCTTCTTCTATGCAATGCAATCGTTAGTACGTGATGAAAAACTATTGGCTTACCACGACCGTGGGGATGGTGGTTTATACGTAACACTGGCTGAAATGGCATTTGCAGGCCACACGGGTGTTGAAGTTGATATTAATACAAGCGGTGAAGATGCCATTGATGATGTGCTAGCAAGCCTATTTAATGAAGAGTTAGGTGCCGTTATTCAAGTACGTACTGATGATCTTGATTTGGTTCAGTCGGTACTGGCAGCGAACGGTCTTGAAGCATGTAGTCATGTGATTGGTACTGTGGTTGAAGAAGATGTAGTGCGTATCTGGAATGGTAACGATTTAGTGCTAGAGCAAAACCGTACCGATCTTCGTGCTGTATGGGCTGAAACTACTTACCAAATGCAAGCGATGCGTGATAACCCAGCGGGTGCATTACAAGAGTTTGAAGCGAAGAAAGATACGCAAGATCCTGGTCTAAATGTGAAGCTGACGTTTGATATTAATGAAGATGTAGCGGCTCCATTTATTGCTCCTGCTATTAACCTTGGTGCGAAGCCACAAATGGCGATTTTACGTGAACAAGGGGTTAACTCTCACGTTGAAATGGCGGCAGCATTTGATCGCGCAGGCTTTGATGCGAAAGATGTTCACATGAGTGACATTCTAGCGGGTAACGTGAAACTTGATGGTTTCAACGGTTTAGTTGCATGTGGTGGTTTCTCATACGGTGATGTATTAGGTGCAGGTGAAGGTTGGGCGAAATCAATCCTGTTTAACAACATGGCACGTGATCAGTTTGAAGCTTTCTTTAATCGTAACGATACCTTAGCGTTAGGTGTGTGTAACGGTTGTCAGATGATGTCTAACCTACGTGACTTGATTCCTGGTGCTGATTTATGGCCTCGTTTCGTACGCAATGAATCTGAGCGTTTTGAAGCGCGCTTTAGCTTAGTGGAAGTACAACAAAGCCCATCATTATTCTTTAATGAAATGGTTGGATCTCACATGCCAATTGCTGTATCTCACGGTGAAGGTCGTGTTGAAGTACGTAATGCCGAGCACTTAGCAGCGCTAGAGCAAGCAGATACAGTCGCACTTCGTTACATCGATAACTACGGCAAACTAACAGAGCAATACCCGGCGAACCCGAATGGTTCACCAAATGGTATTACAGGTGTAACCACCACCGATGGTCGTGTAACGATTATGATGCCACACCCTGAGCGTGTATTTAGAACCGTTGCGAACTCATGGCATCCAGATGACTGGAGTGAAAACAGCCCATGGATGCGTATGTTCCGAAATGCGCGTGTTAACATTG